In a single window of the Campylobacter hyointestinalis subsp. lawsonii genome:
- the purB gene encoding adenylosuccinate lyase has product MVERYARKIMSDKWSMQAKYDAWLKVELAAVKAWNKLGFIPNSDCDKICKNAKFDIARIDEIEKTTKHDVIAFLTSVSESLGEESRFVHFGMTSSDCIDTAAALQIKDSLDLILQDLSNLMDALKTRAQEHKNTLMVGRSHGIHGEPITFGLVLAIWYDEIKRAYELLEHAKKTISVGMISGAMGNFAHAPLELEELVCEYLGLSPAPASNQVIQRDRYAQVISALAILASSCEKMAVAIRHYQRTEVYEAEEYFSPGQKGSSAMPHKRNPVLSENVTGLCRMIRSYAIPAMENVALWHERDISHSSVERFILPDAFITTDFMLNRLTNLISNLVVYPENMMKNLNLTGGLVFSQRVLLELPKRNVSREDAYKIVQRNAMKVWADLQEGKKAIDENGHSLFLQNLLNDSDLREKLNENEIKECFDYSYYTKNVDGIFKRVFKNTK; this is encoded by the coding sequence GTGGTCGAAAGATATGCTAGAAAAATTATGAGTGATAAATGGAGTATGCAAGCTAAATACGACGCTTGGCTAAAGGTAGAGCTTGCAGCTGTAAAAGCATGGAACAAACTAGGCTTTATACCAAATAGCGATTGTGATAAAATTTGTAAAAATGCTAAATTTGACATAGCTCGTATAGATGAGATAGAAAAAACTACGAAACACGATGTAATCGCATTTTTAACTAGCGTAAGCGAAAGCTTAGGCGAAGAGAGCCGTTTTGTTCATTTTGGTATGACTAGTAGCGATTGTATCGATACTGCCGCCGCACTTCAGATAAAAGATAGCTTAGATCTTATACTACAAGATTTATCAAATTTAATGGATGCTCTCAAAACTCGCGCACAAGAGCATAAAAATACGCTTATGGTAGGTCGCAGTCACGGAATTCACGGTGAGCCGATAACATTTGGTTTAGTACTTGCTATATGGTATGACGAGATAAAAAGAGCTTATGAACTTCTAGAACATGCGAAAAAAACCATAAGCGTAGGTATGATAAGCGGCGCTATGGGAAACTTCGCTCACGCTCCACTTGAGCTTGAAGAGCTTGTTTGTGAGTATCTTGGTCTAAGCCCTGCTCCAGCGTCAAATCAAGTCATACAAAGAGATCGCTACGCTCAAGTGATATCGGCTCTAGCCATACTCGCTAGTAGTTGTGAGAAGATGGCAGTCGCTATAAGACACTATCAAAGAACCGAAGTTTATGAAGCCGAAGAGTACTTTAGCCCTGGACAAAAAGGCTCAAGCGCTATGCCTCATAAAAGAAATCCCGTTTTAAGCGAAAATGTAACCGGGCTTTGTAGAATGATCCGCTCATACGCTATCCCAGCTATGGAAAATGTCGCCCTTTGGCATGAAAGAGATATTAGCCACTCAAGTGTAGAGAGATTTATCTTGCCTGATGCCTTTATCACAACTGATTTTATGCTAAATCGTCTTACAAATTTAATCTCAAATTTAGTAGTATATCCCGAAAATATGATGAAAAATTTAAACCTAACTGGCGGACTTGTATTTTCTCAACGCGTCTTGCTTGAGCTACCAAAACGAAATGTTAGTCGAGAAGATGCCTACAAAATCGTCCAAAGAAATGCTATGAAAGTTTGGGCCGATTTGCAAGAAGGTAAAAAAGCTATAGATGAAAACGGACATAGTCTATTTTTACAAAATTTACTAAACGATAGTGATTTAAGAGAAAAATTAAACGAAAATGAGATAAAAGAGTGCTTTGACTATAGCTACTATACAAAAAACGTAGATGGAATATTTAAAAGAGTATTTAAAAACACTAAATAA